Proteins from a genomic interval of Rhizobium etli CFN 42:
- a CDS encoding ABC transporter permease: MTGSGNCLSKTVALLFQRMKASALLQDNRFFAAGNKAPVAPKAARILLPRRRMPHASVMLLATVIAIFSLVPLGFISWITYDVGWETVKTLVFRPRVGELLINTVLLESATIPLAIALAVTLAWLTERTDIPCARLWAWLAIAPLAVPAFVHSYAWVSLIPGMRGLQSGVFVSIIAYYPFLYLPVAATLRRLDPAIEDAAASLGLNPWRVFFRTVLPQLRFAICGGSLLIALHLLSEYGLFVMIRFDTFATAIVDQFQSSYNSPASNMLGGVLVACCLFLLGLEVLLRGNERYARVGSGSPRPADRRRLGWFVVPAILLPVVLAVLTLGLPLMTLGRWLYLGGSGIWRIEVGSAFLQTMALALAGGVLATIAAAPMAWLSVRAPGRFQRVLEACHYYVGSLPGVVVALALVTITVRLVLPLYQTFATLLVAYVMLFLPRAMVGLRASIAQAPVELERAAMGLGRTPGQAVRQITMRLAAPGAAASIALTALGITNELTATLMLSPNGVDTLATKFWSLTSEIDYVSAAPYAFMMVVLSLPLTLTLYTQSKRTAGQ, translated from the coding sequence ATGACGGGATCGGGCAACTGTCTTTCCAAGACGGTTGCCCTCCTTTTTCAGCGTATGAAGGCATCGGCCTTGCTGCAAGACAACAGATTTTTCGCAGCCGGCAACAAGGCGCCGGTCGCGCCGAAGGCCGCGCGAATACTATTGCCGCGCCGGCGCATGCCGCACGCGTCCGTGATGCTTCTCGCGACCGTCATCGCGATCTTCAGTCTCGTGCCGCTCGGCTTCATCAGCTGGATCACTTACGATGTCGGCTGGGAAACGGTGAAAACGCTCGTCTTCCGGCCACGTGTCGGCGAACTCCTCATCAATACGGTCCTCCTGGAATCGGCCACCATTCCGCTGGCGATCGCGCTGGCCGTGACGCTTGCCTGGCTGACCGAACGAACGGATATTCCGTGCGCCAGGCTCTGGGCCTGGCTGGCGATCGCGCCCCTCGCGGTGCCGGCCTTCGTGCACAGCTATGCCTGGGTCAGCCTCATTCCTGGCATGCGCGGCCTGCAGAGCGGCGTCTTCGTTTCTATCATCGCATACTATCCGTTCCTCTATCTGCCGGTCGCCGCAACACTACGCCGTCTCGATCCGGCCATCGAGGATGCCGCCGCCTCCCTTGGCCTCAATCCCTGGCGCGTTTTCTTCCGCACCGTGCTGCCGCAGTTGAGGTTTGCCATTTGCGGCGGCTCGCTGCTGATTGCACTGCATCTGCTGTCGGAATACGGCCTGTTCGTCATGATCCGGTTCGATACTTTCGCCACCGCGATCGTCGACCAGTTCCAATCCTCCTACAACAGCCCGGCCTCCAACATGCTCGGCGGCGTGCTCGTTGCCTGCTGCCTTTTCCTGCTTGGCCTCGAAGTGCTGCTGCGCGGCAACGAACGTTATGCCCGCGTCGGCTCTGGCTCGCCGCGTCCGGCCGATCGCCGGCGTCTCGGCTGGTTCGTGGTGCCGGCCATCCTGCTGCCTGTCGTCCTGGCGGTGCTGACGCTCGGCCTGCCGTTGATGACACTCGGCCGCTGGCTCTATCTCGGCGGCAGCGGGATCTGGCGCATCGAGGTCGGCAGTGCCTTCCTGCAGACGATGGCGCTCGCTCTTGCCGGCGGCGTGCTGGCGACGATTGCCGCAGCCCCCATGGCCTGGCTCTCCGTGCGCGCGCCCGGCCGTTTCCAGCGCGTGCTCGAAGCCTGCCACTATTATGTCGGCTCGCTGCCCGGCGTCGTCGTGGCGCTGGCGCTGGTGACGATCACCGTCCGTCTCGTGCTGCCGCTCTATCAGACTTTCGCAACGCTGCTCGTCGCCTATGTGATGCTTTTCCTGCCCCGTGCCATGGTCGGCTTACGCGCCAGCATCGCTCAGGCGCCGGTGGAACTGGAGCGCGCCGCGATGGGCCTCGGCCGCACCCCCGGTCAGGCAGTGCGGCAGATCACCATGCGGCTTGCCGCACCGGGAGCCGCTGCCAGCATCGCCTTGACCGCACTTGGCATTACCAATGAACTCACGGCGACTCTGATGCTCTCTCCGAACGGGGTCGATACGCTGGCGACGAAATTCTGGTCGCTGACGAGCGAGATCGATTACGTCTCGGCCGCCCCTTACGCCTTCATGATGGTCGTGCTGTCGCTGCCGCTCACCCTGACGCTTTATACGCAATCGAAACGGACCGCCGGCCAATGA
- a CDS encoding NAD(P)/FAD-dependent oxidoreductase — MLNDPRSHGLWEKTAGEPPVTSPLQGAVSADVAIVGGGYTGLSAALHLAEAGSKVVLLEAKEIGFGGAGRNVGLINAGMWVMPNDLPGVLGQVHGERLLELLGNAPKLVMELIDKHGIACELERNGTLHCAVGAEGLKEIEERAAQWSARGAPVKLLDAAETARRTGSEAYACSLLDLRAGTLQPLAYARGLAHAAVKAGVAISTSSPVVATERRGSRWAVKTESGEVSADWIIVATDAYSTGPFEQVRNEQVYLPYFNFATVPLGHNLRQSILPGREGAWDTKDILSSFRMDQAGRLVFGSVGALRNTGLTVHKGWAKRALKRLFPMIGDVEFECEWYGQIGMTDNALPRFHKFAPNVVGFSGYNGRGIAPGTVFGRTLAEHILGRLAEADLPLPLTSPTEPSFRALKEIWYEAGAQVAHFADARF, encoded by the coding sequence ATGCTGAATGATCCGCGCTCCCACGGCCTCTGGGAAAAGACCGCCGGCGAACCGCCGGTGACCTCGCCTCTCCAAGGCGCGGTGTCGGCCGACGTCGCCATCGTCGGCGGCGGCTATACCGGTCTTTCCGCTGCCCTGCATCTTGCCGAAGCCGGGTCGAAGGTGGTGCTGCTGGAGGCGAAAGAGATCGGCTTCGGAGGCGCGGGGCGCAATGTCGGCCTGATCAATGCCGGCATGTGGGTGATGCCCAACGACCTGCCCGGCGTGCTCGGCCAGGTTCATGGCGAACGCCTGCTCGAGTTGCTCGGGAATGCGCCGAAGCTCGTCATGGAGCTGATCGACAAACATGGGATCGCCTGCGAACTCGAGCGTAACGGCACGCTGCACTGCGCCGTCGGCGCGGAGGGATTGAAGGAGATCGAGGAGCGCGCGGCGCAATGGTCCGCGCGTGGCGCGCCCGTGAAACTGCTTGATGCGGCGGAGACGGCCAGGCGCACCGGCAGCGAGGCCTATGCCTGCTCCCTGCTCGATTTGCGCGCCGGAACACTGCAGCCGCTCGCCTATGCGCGCGGCCTCGCCCATGCCGCCGTCAAGGCGGGCGTTGCCATCAGCACATCGAGCCCCGTCGTCGCGACCGAGCGCCGCGGCAGCCGCTGGGCCGTGAAGACGGAGAGCGGCGAAGTCAGTGCCGACTGGATCATCGTCGCGACCGATGCCTATAGCACCGGCCCCTTCGAGCAGGTGCGCAACGAACAGGTCTATCTACCCTATTTCAACTTCGCCACCGTACCGCTCGGCCACAATCTGCGTCAGTCGATTCTGCCGGGGCGGGAGGGCGCATGGGACACCAAGGACATTCTGTCCTCCTTCCGCATGGATCAGGCGGGGCGCCTCGTTTTCGGCAGCGTCGGCGCGCTGCGTAATACTGGGCTTACCGTGCACAAGGGCTGGGCCAAACGTGCGCTGAAGCGGCTCTTCCCCATGATCGGCGATGTCGAATTCGAATGCGAATGGTACGGCCAGATCGGCATGACGGACAATGCGCTGCCGCGCTTCCACAAATTCGCCCCAAATGTCGTCGGCTTTTCGGGCTATAATGGCCGCGGCATAGCCCCGGGCACGGTCTTCGGCCGCACATTGGCCGAGCATATTCTCGGTCGGCTTGCCGAGGCGGATCTGCCGCTGCCGCTGACGTCACCCACCGAACCGAGCTTCCGGGCGCTGAAGGAAATCTGGTACGAAGCTGGCGCCCAGGTCGCCCATTTCGCCGATGCACGCTTCTGA
- the hglS gene encoding 2-oxoadipate dioxygenase/decarboxylase HglS, translated as MPQAFVSTDRIRSLFTEAMSRMYRTEVPQYGTLIELVADVNAGCLEKDPPLRERLASAGELERIDIERHGAIRLGTAEELFTIRRLFAVMGMQAVGYYDLSVAGVPVHSTCFRPIDEAALNINPFRVFTSLLRLELIEDEGLRSEAEAILAKRRIYTPRAVALIERHEQNGGLTEAEATEFVAEALETFRWHGEATVSAETYKRLHDAHRLIADVVSFKGPHINHLTPRTLDIDAVQARMPERGITPKAVIEGPPRRQCDILLRQTSFKALEEPIVFSGDEGAVQGTHTARFGEIEQRGVALTAKGRALYDRLLASVRGEVQVGAGGAKAGAYEQELAERFKALPDSWDELRKQDLAFFRYSVTPAGMAASVAGTLPHDPEALIAKNYITFAPIVYEDFLPVSAAGIFQSNLGTDQQQNYATRSNRDAFETALGATVQDELALYAERQAASLEAAMETLGLAGLHLRTVA; from the coding sequence ATGCCGCAAGCCTTCGTTTCCACAGACCGTATCCGTTCGCTTTTCACCGAGGCGATGTCGCGGATGTACCGGACGGAGGTGCCGCAATACGGCACGCTGATCGAACTGGTCGCGGATGTGAATGCCGGCTGCCTCGAAAAGGATCCCCCTCTGCGCGAACGCCTCGCCAGCGCCGGCGAACTTGAGCGTATCGATATCGAGCGTCACGGCGCCATCCGGCTCGGAACGGCGGAAGAGCTTTTCACCATCCGTCGGCTGTTTGCCGTCATGGGCATGCAGGCGGTCGGTTATTACGATCTTTCGGTCGCCGGCGTGCCGGTTCATTCCACCTGCTTTCGGCCAATCGACGAGGCCGCGCTCAACATCAATCCGTTCCGGGTTTTCACCTCGCTGTTGCGATTGGAGCTGATCGAGGACGAAGGCCTGCGCAGCGAAGCCGAAGCCATTCTGGCAAAGCGACGCATCTACACGCCGCGAGCCGTCGCGCTGATCGAGCGCCACGAGCAGAATGGCGGCCTGACCGAGGCGGAAGCGACCGAATTCGTGGCCGAGGCGCTTGAAACCTTCCGCTGGCACGGCGAGGCGACTGTCAGCGCCGAAACCTACAAGCGCCTGCACGATGCGCATCGGCTGATCGCCGACGTCGTCAGCTTCAAGGGGCCGCACATCAACCATTTGACGCCGCGCACGCTCGATATCGATGCGGTGCAGGCCCGCATGCCGGAACGCGGCATCACTCCGAAGGCCGTCATCGAAGGGCCGCCGCGCCGACAGTGCGATATCCTGCTGCGGCAGACGAGCTTCAAGGCGCTGGAGGAGCCGATCGTCTTCTCGGGTGACGAGGGTGCGGTCCAGGGCACGCACACCGCCCGCTTCGGCGAGATCGAGCAGCGCGGCGTGGCGTTGACGGCGAAGGGCCGGGCGCTCTATGACCGGCTGCTAGCCTCGGTTCGCGGCGAAGTGCAGGTCGGCGCCGGCGGCGCCAAGGCCGGCGCCTACGAGCAGGAACTGGCCGAGCGCTTCAAGGCGCTGCCGGACAGCTGGGATGAGCTGCGCAAGCAGGATCTCGCCTTCTTCCGTTATTCCGTCACCCCTGCGGGGATGGCCGCCTCGGTCGCCGGGACACTGCCGCACGATCCCGAAGCGCTGATCGCCAAGAACTACATCACCTTTGCCCCGATCGTTTATGAAGACTTCCTGCCCGTCAGCGCGGCCGGCATTTTCCAGTCGAATCTCGGCACCGACCAACAGCAGAATTATGCGACGCGCTCGAACCGCGACGCCTTCGAGACCGCACTTGGAGCGACCGTTCAGGACGAACTGGCGCTTTATGCGGAACGGCAGGCCGCATCGCTGGAGGCTGCGATGGAGACGCTCGGGCTCGCGGGCCTGCATCTGAGGACCGTTGCGTGA
- a CDS encoding LysR family transcriptional regulator: protein MIMLASRRFLPSISHLAAFEAVARTGSVTAAARELDLTQSAVSRQVSALEDQLGVELFLRERQTMRLTLAGDSYAREIREALRRISSASLNLRANPHGGTLNLAILPTFGTRWLAPRLGRFLGANPGVTINLATRLSPFDFRLDSIDAAIHFGHPHWPGAELTLLMSERTVPACSPDFLKQHRISRPEDLLAVPLLHLTTRPDAWEQWFAGNGVSFESVHGMLFDQFATAAQAAIAGLGVALLPTFLMQEELRRGDLVAAVDREMESRERYYLACPSERADYAPLAAFRDWIVAEAAANPTA, encoded by the coding sequence ATGATCATGCTCGCTTCAAGACGTTTTCTGCCGTCGATTTCACATCTCGCCGCCTTCGAGGCGGTCGCCCGCACAGGCAGCGTGACGGCGGCGGCGCGCGAACTCGATCTGACGCAGAGCGCCGTCAGCCGCCAGGTCAGCGCACTGGAGGACCAGCTCGGTGTCGAGCTCTTCCTGCGCGAGCGCCAGACCATGCGGCTGACGCTGGCCGGCGACAGCTATGCCCGCGAAATACGCGAGGCGCTGCGACGCATCTCGAGCGCCTCGCTGAACCTGCGCGCCAATCCGCATGGCGGGACGCTCAATCTCGCCATCCTGCCGACCTTCGGCACGCGCTGGCTGGCGCCGCGCCTGGGGCGCTTTCTCGGCGCCAATCCCGGCGTGACCATCAATCTGGCGACCCGGCTTTCGCCCTTCGACTTCCGGCTCGATTCGATCGACGCCGCGATCCATTTCGGCCATCCGCACTGGCCCGGTGCGGAACTGACCTTGCTGATGTCGGAGCGTACGGTGCCGGCCTGCAGTCCTGATTTTCTGAAACAGCACAGGATTTCGCGGCCAGAGGATCTGCTTGCCGTTCCGCTTCTGCATCTGACGACGCGCCCCGATGCCTGGGAACAGTGGTTCGCCGGCAATGGCGTTTCCTTCGAAAGCGTACACGGCATGCTCTTCGATCAGTTCGCCACCGCCGCGCAAGCGGCGATCGCCGGCCTCGGTGTCGCCCTGTTGCCGACATTCCTGATGCAGGAGGAACTCAGACGCGGCGATCTCGTTGCCGCCGTCGACCGGGAGATGGAGAGCAGGGAGCGCTATTATCTCGCCTGTCCCAGCGAGCGCGCCGATTATGCGCCGCTTGCCGCCTTTCGCGACTGGATCGTCGCGGAAGCCGCCGCCAATCCGACTGCGTGA
- the amaB gene encoding L-piperidine-6-carboxylate dehydrogenase, protein MTIAVLDLATETAKLLAELGVDAGRYHGGTLSVTSPVTGKEIGKLREHTVSETKAAIEEAHKAFLEWRDVPAPKRGELVRLLGEELRAAKTALGRLVSIEVGKITSEGLGEVQEMIDICDFAVGLSRQLYGLTIATERSEHRMMESWHPLGAIGIISAFNFPVAVWSWNAALAMVCGNSTVWKPSEKTPLTALAVQALFEKALKRFVAEGGKAPANLSTLIIGGREVGEVLVDHPKIPLVSATGSTAMGRAVGPRLSQRFARAILELGGNNAAIVCPSADLDLTLRGVAFSAMGTAGQRCTTLRRLFVHDSVYDQLVPRLQKAYGSVTIGNPLEAGTLVGPLIDGQAFEKMQAALGEAKSAGGKVTGGERVDNGSADAFYVRPALVEMPAQTGPVEHETFAPILYVMKYSDFDAVLALHNAVPQGLSSSIFTNDMREAETFVSARGSDCGIANVNLGPSGAEIGGAFGGEKETGGGRESGSDAWKAYMRRATNTINYGSTLPLAQGVKFDVE, encoded by the coding sequence ATGACCATCGCCGTCCTCGATCTCGCCACCGAAACCGCCAAACTGCTCGCCGAGCTCGGCGTCGATGCCGGCCGTTATCACGGCGGCACGCTTTCCGTTACCTCGCCGGTGACAGGCAAGGAAATCGGCAAACTCAGGGAGCACACCGTCTCCGAGACGAAAGCGGCGATCGAAGAGGCGCACAAGGCCTTCCTCGAATGGCGTGACGTCCCGGCACCGAAGCGCGGCGAGCTGGTCCGCCTGCTCGGCGAGGAACTGCGCGCCGCAAAGACGGCGCTCGGCCGCCTGGTCTCGATCGAAGTCGGCAAGATCACCTCCGAAGGCCTCGGCGAGGTTCAGGAGATGATCGACATCTGCGATTTCGCCGTCGGCCTGTCGCGCCAGCTCTATGGCCTGACGATCGCCACCGAGCGCTCCGAACACCGGATGATGGAAAGCTGGCACCCGCTCGGCGCGATCGGCATCATTTCCGCGTTCAACTTCCCGGTCGCCGTCTGGTCGTGGAATGCGGCGCTGGCGATGGTCTGCGGCAATTCCACCGTCTGGAAACCGTCGGAAAAGACGCCGTTGACCGCGCTTGCCGTGCAGGCGCTGTTCGAAAAGGCCCTGAAGCGCTTCGTCGCCGAGGGCGGCAAGGCGCCGGCCAATCTGTCCACCTTGATCATCGGCGGCCGGGAGGTCGGCGAGGTGCTGGTCGACCACCCGAAGATCCCGCTCGTTTCCGCCACCGGCTCGACGGCCATGGGCCGCGCCGTCGGCCCGCGCCTGTCGCAGCGTTTTGCCCGCGCCATCCTTGAACTCGGCGGCAACAATGCAGCGATCGTCTGCCCGAGCGCCGATCTCGACCTGACGCTGCGTGGTGTCGCCTTCTCCGCCATGGGAACGGCGGGCCAGCGCTGCACGACGCTGCGCCGTCTTTTCGTCCATGACAGCGTCTACGACCAGCTCGTACCGCGCCTGCAGAAGGCCTATGGCTCGGTCACCATCGGCAATCCGCTGGAGGCCGGAACGCTGGTGGGACCGCTGATCGATGGCCAGGCTTTCGAGAAGATGCAGGCAGCGCTTGGCGAGGCCAAATCGGCCGGCGGCAAGGTGACCGGCGGCGAACGCGTCGACAATGGTTCGGCCGATGCCTTCTACGTTCGCCCCGCGCTCGTTGAAATGCCCGCTCAGACCGGTCCGGTCGAGCACGAGACCTTCGCGCCCATTCTCTACGTGATGAAATACAGTGATTTCGACGCGGTGTTGGCGCTGCACAATGCCGTGCCGCAGGGATTGTCGTCGTCGATCTTCACCAACGACATGCGCGAGGCGGAAACCTTCGTCTCGGCGCGCGGATCGGATTGCGGCATCGCTAACGTCAACCTCGGTCCCTCCGGTGCCGAAATCGGCGGCGCCTTCGGCGGCGAAAAAGAGACCGGCGGCGGACGCGAGTCCGGCTCCGATGCCTGGAAGGCCTATATGCGCCGCGCCACCAACACGATCAATTACGGCAGCACACTGCCGCTTGCGCAGGGCGTCAAGTTCGACGTCGAATAA
- a CDS encoding iron ABC transporter substrate-binding protein: MTIAFNRFSRVLTLAASLLSATALAGSANAQDEGLVVYNAQHESLGREWIDAFTKETGIKVTMRQGGDMQFANQIIQEGDASPADVFLTENSPAMTLVDGAGLFAPVEKETLDQVPEQYRPADGMWTGIAARTTVFAYDKTKLSEDKLPKSLLDLADPAWKGRWGAAPAGADFQAIVAALLQLKGEDATKAWLKGLKDNATPYKGNSVAMKAVNAGEVEGAVIYHYYWFGDQAKTGENSKNVGMHYFKNQDPGAFVSVSGGGVLKSTQHMKEAQAFLKFVTSKAGQAVLKDGTSYEYAVGKDAPSNDKLVPLADLNAPKVEASTLDSKKVVELMTAAGLI; encoded by the coding sequence ATGACTATTGCTTTTAACCGTTTTTCCCGCGTGCTGACGCTCGCCGCGTCGCTTCTCTCCGCCACGGCGCTCGCAGGCAGCGCCAATGCGCAGGATGAAGGTCTCGTCGTCTACAATGCGCAGCACGAAAGCCTGGGCCGCGAATGGATCGATGCCTTCACCAAAGAGACCGGCATCAAGGTCACCATGCGCCAGGGCGGCGACATGCAGTTCGCCAACCAGATCATTCAGGAAGGCGACGCATCCCCCGCCGATGTCTTCCTGACCGAGAATTCGCCGGCCATGACGCTGGTCGACGGCGCCGGCCTCTTCGCCCCGGTCGAAAAGGAAACGCTGGATCAGGTCCCGGAGCAGTATCGTCCGGCCGACGGCATGTGGACCGGCATTGCCGCCCGCACGACGGTCTTTGCCTATGACAAGACCAAGCTCAGCGAAGACAAGCTGCCGAAGTCGCTGCTCGATCTCGCCGATCCCGCCTGGAAGGGCCGCTGGGGTGCAGCGCCCGCCGGCGCCGACTTCCAGGCTATCGTCGCCGCCCTGCTGCAACTGAAGGGCGAAGACGCCACCAAGGCATGGCTGAAAGGTCTGAAGGACAATGCGACGCCCTACAAGGGCAACAGCGTTGCCATGAAGGCCGTCAATGCTGGTGAAGTCGAAGGCGCGGTCATTTATCACTACTACTGGTTCGGCGATCAGGCGAAGACCGGCGAGAACAGCAAGAATGTCGGCATGCATTACTTCAAGAACCAGGATCCGGGCGCTTTCGTCAGCGTTTCGGGCGGCGGTGTCCTGAAATCCACGCAGCATATGAAGGAAGCGCAGGCTTTCCTGAAATTCGTCACCAGCAAGGCAGGCCAGGCCGTGCTTAAGGACGGCACCTCTTATGAATATGCCGTCGGCAAGGACGCTCCTTCCAACGACAAGCTCGTTCCGCTTGCGGACCTCAATGCGCCGAAGGTCGAAGCTTCGACGCTGGACAGCAAGAAGGTCGTGGAATTGATGACGGCGGCAGGTCTGATTTAG
- a CDS encoding ABC transporter ATP-binding protein, producing the protein MTLLTIENISKRYGPVQALKDISLDVQAGSRTAVIGPSGSGKTTLLRIVAGFEQADAGRVTLDGDVLADGSAAVPAHKRGIGIVSQDGALFPHLSVAENIGFGFERGAADRERRIAELLDMVELDRGMLVRRPHQLSGGQQQRVALARALGRKPRLMLLDEPFSALDTGLRENMRKAVARVLQAAGITAVLVTHDQEEALSFADQVAVLREGRLIQAGTPQNLYLHPRDRETALFLGDAVLLPAIIRNGLADCALGHVAVEGGRQGKAEIMLRPEQIRVVADESDRDYGGRVVEVEFGGAVCTVAVSLDGVALPPIRIKTSSVALPSRGDLVRLDISGKAHVFER; encoded by the coding sequence ATGACGCTGCTTACGATCGAAAACATCAGCAAGCGCTACGGGCCTGTCCAGGCGCTGAAGGATATCTCGCTCGATGTCCAGGCCGGCAGCCGCACCGCCGTCATCGGGCCGTCCGGCTCGGGCAAGACGACGCTGCTGCGCATCGTCGCCGGCTTCGAGCAAGCCGACGCCGGCAGGGTGACATTGGATGGCGACGTGCTGGCCGATGGCTCGGCGGCGGTGCCGGCTCACAAACGGGGCATCGGCATCGTCTCCCAGGATGGCGCGCTGTTCCCGCACTTGAGCGTGGCTGAGAATATCGGCTTCGGCTTCGAACGGGGTGCTGCCGACCGTGAGCGGCGCATCGCCGAACTGCTCGATATGGTCGAGCTCGACCGCGGCATGCTGGTGCGGCGCCCGCATCAGCTTTCCGGCGGTCAGCAGCAGCGCGTGGCGCTCGCCCGCGCGCTCGGCCGCAAGCCGCGGCTGATGCTGCTCGACGAACCTTTCTCGGCGCTCGACACCGGTTTGCGGGAAAACATGCGCAAGGCTGTCGCGCGCGTGCTGCAGGCGGCCGGCATTACCGCCGTTCTCGTGACGCACGATCAGGAAGAGGCACTGAGTTTTGCCGATCAGGTCGCGGTTCTGAGGGAAGGGCGGCTGATCCAGGCGGGAACGCCGCAAAACCTGTATCTGCATCCCAGGGATCGCGAGACGGCGCTGTTCCTCGGCGATGCCGTGCTGCTTCCGGCCATCATAAGGAACGGCCTTGCCGACTGCGCCCTCGGCCATGTCGCCGTCGAAGGCGGCCGTCAGGGCAAGGCGGAAATCATGCTGCGGCCCGAGCAGATCCGCGTCGTTGCCGATGAAAGCGATCGCGACTACGGCGGACGGGTTGTCGAGGTGGAATTCGGTGGCGCGGTCTGCACCGTCGCCGTTTCGCTCGACGGCGTTGCCTTGCCGCCGATCCGGATCAAGACCTCGAGCGTCGCCCTTCCCTCGCGAGGCGATCTCGTTCGCCTGGATATATCAGGCAAGGCGCACGTCTTCGAGCGCTGA
- a CDS encoding glucoamylase family protein encodes MLQRIEDIDAALIDRLQHSAFKYFLKYSNPENGLVADTSIGGVPASIAAVGFALSSYPVAVERCWISRKEAAERTVNTLRFFAEARQGDERHATGHRGFFYHFLHMDSGNRAWNSELSTIDTALLIAGVMTSAQYFNREDETETEIRELATFIYERVDWRWALNKGDTISMGWKPSSGFLRWRYHGFDEAIILYALALASPTHPVPQSSYDAFTSSYSWMTFGDQPYLYAGPLFIHLFSHAWIDFRGIQDRPMMDRNWDYFRNTQVVINMQRDYAERNPGGFVGYNRNVWGFTACDGPPPTRRMRGGRQPKVLGYAARGAPLGPDDGTIAPWAALACLPYDRQAALDGTKALLTTYPNLLLEGGFPGGFNPTVQTKRPEGWVDDRTVGIDQGLVVMTIENERSDFIWKLMRQSPVIRLGLERAGFTGGWLEGAEPQELVRRVG; translated from the coding sequence ATGCTGCAGCGGATCGAAGACATTGATGCAGCCCTCATAGACAGGTTGCAGCATTCGGCATTCAAGTACTTCCTGAAATATTCCAATCCCGAAAATGGCCTGGTGGCCGATACCTCGATCGGCGGCGTGCCGGCAAGCATCGCGGCCGTCGGTTTTGCCCTTTCCTCCTATCCGGTTGCTGTCGAGCGTTGCTGGATCAGCCGCAAGGAAGCGGCCGAGCGCACGGTCAATACGCTGCGTTTCTTCGCCGAGGCGCGCCAGGGCGACGAGCGCCATGCGACCGGCCATCGCGGTTTCTTCTACCATTTTCTCCACATGGATAGCGGCAATCGTGCCTGGAACAGCGAGCTTTCGACCATCGATACGGCGCTGCTCATCGCCGGCGTGATGACCTCAGCGCAATATTTCAATCGCGAAGACGAGACCGAGACTGAAATCCGTGAGCTCGCGACCTTCATCTACGAACGCGTCGACTGGCGCTGGGCGCTGAACAAGGGCGACACGATTTCCATGGGCTGGAAGCCTTCGTCGGGTTTCCTGCGCTGGCGTTATCACGGTTTCGACGAGGCGATCATTCTTTATGCGCTGGCACTCGCCTCGCCGACACATCCCGTGCCCCAGTCGAGTTACGACGCCTTCACATCGAGCTATTCCTGGATGACGTTCGGCGACCAGCCGTATCTCTACGCCGGCCCGCTTTTCATTCATCTCTTCTCGCATGCCTGGATCGATTTCCGCGGCATCCAGGACAGACCGATGATGGATCGCAACTGGGACTACTTCCGCAATACCCAGGTCGTCATCAACATGCAGCGCGACTATGCCGAGCGCAATCCCGGCGGTTTCGTCGGTTACAACAGGAATGTCTGGGGCTTTACGGCCTGCGACGGCCCGCCGCCCACCCGGCGCATGCGCGGCGGCCGGCAGCCGAAGGTCCTGGGTTATGCCGCACGCGGCGCGCCGCTCGGACCCGATGACGGCACGATCGCACCCTGGGCGGCACTCGCCTGCCTGCCCTATGACCGGCAGGCGGCTCTCGACGGCACCAAGGCGCTTTTGACCACCTATCCGAACCTGCTGCTGGAAGGCGGCTTCCCCGGCGGCTTCAATCCGACTGTGCAGACCAAACGTCCGGAGGGCTGGGTGGACGACCGCACCGTCGGCATCGACCAGGGCCTTGTCGTCATGACCATCGAAAACGAGCGTTCCGACTTCATCTGGAAGCTGATGCGGCAATCGCCGGTCATCCGCCTCGGACTTGAGCGCGCCGGCTTTACCGGCGGCTGGCTCGAGGGCGCCGAGCCGCAAGAGCTGGTGCGCCGGGTCGGTTAG